A section of the Humulus lupulus chromosome 2, drHumLupu1.1, whole genome shotgun sequence genome encodes:
- the LOC133818732 gene encoding plant UBX domain-containing protein 11, giving the protein MEQSLSFITYKGSIPAAIAEAKKQRKLFVVFISGEDAESNCLEKSSWTDSKVVESVLKYCILLHLSEGSKDAVQFSAIYPHKSIPCVIAVGYNGVQVWQNEGFVSAEVLASSLEKAWLSLHIQDTTAAVLSAALAIKASEPSSSRVASTASSDQGSSNLGVQSPLTDKSKSPDSITKVDSDNKKEDQIHQCTVEEKSCELGDATSSEFREANKTACADDEKCISTIKVDKELHCRTVADLDNTAADHSSTRVIAKSLELKKVTGKDLDVSDGGSKSLKVSEVEQDEKEKAVDGKKATQVDSCAKVNKMNDVYLNIHMPNGGNLQGKFSVSSTMRMVKEYVDENQDSIIGSFDLATPYPRKVYSGQDLSKTLSDLGLFDRQALIVVPHQRVTDQPISRNIVESSNESTDGYFAYAKRMLSFINPFSYLGGGSSSTNSGHQSQPGMWEYSPVQNDVNQEQRPRSASPQSISAGIRNDSKKGQLKTSRFGSNIHTLKHDEDDERFNDRNSFWNGNSTQYGGNDNGK; this is encoded by the exons ATGGAACAATCACTATCTTTTATCACTTACAAAGGTTCCATACCAGCTGCGATTGCTGAAGCCAAGAAGCAGAGGAAACTTTTTGTTGTTTTCATTTCAG GTGAAGATGCTGAGTCAAACTGTTTGGAAAAATCTTCATGGACTGATTCAAAG GTGGTAGAGTCAGTACTTAAGTATTGTATTCTATTGCATCTCTCTGAAGGAAGTAAGGATGCTGTACAGTTTTCTGCAATAT ACCCACATAAATCTATTCCTTGTGTAATAGCTGTTGGATACAATGGCGTGCAAGTTTGGCAAAATG aggGCTTTGTGAGTGCTGAAGTCCTAGCATCCAGTTTAGAGAAAGCATGGTTGAGTCTTCATATACAG GATACAACTGCTGCAGTCCTTAGTGCAGCTCTTGCTATCAAGGCATCAGAACCATCAAGTTCTAGGGTTGCTAGTACTGCATCTTCTGATCAAGGAAGTTCAAATTTAGGTGTTCAATCACCTTTAACAGACAAAAGTAAATCACCAGATTCTATAACAAAGGTTGACTCTGACAATAAAAAGGAAGATCAAATTCATCAGTGCACTGTTGAG GAGAAAAGTTGTGAATTGGGAGATGCCACATCTTCAGAGTTTCGAGAAGCTAATAAAACGGCATGTGCAGATGATGAAAAGTGCATCTCGACCATTAAAGTTGACAAAGAATTACATTGTCGTACTGTAGCTGACCTGGATAATACTGCAGCTGATCATTCTTCTACAAGAGTTATAGCTAAATCTCTTGAGCTGAAAAAAGTTACTGGTAAGGATTTAGATGTTTCAGATGGCGGCTCAAAATCACTTAAAGTTAGTGAAGTTGAGCAAGATGAAAAGGAAAAAGCTGTCGATGGTAAGAAGGCTACCCAGGTTGATAGCTGTGCTAAAGTCAACAAGATGAATGATGTATATTTAAACATTCACATGCCCAATGGTGGTAACTTGCAAGGCAAGTTCTCTGTATCAAGCACTATGAGAATGGTAAAAGAGTATGTTGATGAAAATCAAGATAGCATCATTGGCTCTTTTGATCTTGCCACTCCTTATCCACGCAAGGTGTACAGTGGCCAAG ATTTAAGCAAAACCTTGTCAGATTTGGGCCTGTTTGATAGACAGGCATTGATTGTGGTTCCTCATCAACGAGTGACTGATCAACCAATTTCAAGGAATATTGTTGAGTCTTCAAATGAGAGTACCGATGGTTATTTCGCTTATGCGAAAAGAATGCTTTCTTTCATAAATCCCTTCTCCTACCTTGGTGGTGGTTCTAGCTCTACAAACTCTGGACACCAATCTCAACCTGGCATGTGGGAATACA GTCCAGTTCAGAACGACGTCAACCAAGAACAAAGGCCTCGCTCAGCCTCTCCTCAAAGCATTTCTGCAGGCATCAGAAATGATAGTAAAAAGGGGCAGCTGAAGACATCCCGTTTTGGCAGCAATATTCACACTTTGAAGCATGACGAAGATGATGAACGGTTCAACGACCGAAATTCTTTCTGGAATGGTAACTCTACACAATATGGGGGTAATGACAATGGAAAGTAA